A region from the Leptospira neocaledonica genome encodes:
- a CDS encoding inositol monophosphatase family protein, translating to MTDLSKVLSVFEFASKSAGTEILKLFGKESIFDLKDPMQVLTQADLDSHRVLEEILKKEFPGIPLVMEEQNNHEPFPETFIVCDELDGTTLFSRGIKEFSVILAYVENGSPQVGCIYFPALDTYLISQRGVGTFINEKKILLKKGGSLDRSVLSLEINNTFQDEDYRWIANASKNTLATRALAATGAGFLELLEGKTDLFMNLSGAKIWDFAAGVLALEEAGGIALDKIGNPLKWDRIRMSALLSRDRDLLKEVYRLKP from the coding sequence ATGACCGATCTTTCTAAAGTTTTATCCGTTTTTGAATTTGCATCTAAATCTGCGGGAACGGAGATCTTAAAGTTATTCGGAAAGGAATCTATATTCGATCTGAAAGATCCGATGCAGGTTTTGACCCAAGCTGATTTGGATTCTCATCGTGTTCTGGAAGAAATTCTCAAAAAAGAATTTCCAGGAATTCCGTTGGTGATGGAAGAACAGAATAATCACGAACCTTTTCCCGAAACTTTTATCGTATGCGATGAATTAGACGGCACCACTTTATTTTCCAGAGGGATCAAAGAGTTCAGCGTAATTTTGGCTTATGTGGAGAATGGATCTCCTCAAGTGGGATGTATTTATTTTCCCGCATTGGATACTTATCTTATTTCTCAAAGAGGAGTCGGGACTTTTATTAATGAGAAAAAGATTCTTCTGAAAAAAGGAGGAAGTCTGGATCGTTCCGTTCTTTCTCTCGAGATCAATAATACTTTCCAAGATGAGGACTATCGTTGGATTGCAAACGCAAGTAAGAATACTTTAGCGACCCGTGCTTTGGCTGCGACTGGGGCTGGATTTTTAGAATTATTAGAAGGTAAGACGGATCTATTCATGAATCTGAGTGGCGCCAAGATTTGGGACTTTGCGGCAGGAGTTCTAGCATTGGAAGAAGCAGGAGGGATCGCTTTGGACAAAATAGGCAATCCTTTGAAATGGGATAGGATCCGCATGTCTGCTTTATTAAGTAGAGACAGAGATTTATTAAA
- a CDS encoding HEAT repeat domain-containing protein, whose amino-acid sequence MNFRFLFPGLLLIASFGVWFSPVLAQTPEDTNNPSEVGNNSSDTEDTSSSDTQETDKKKPKKPVLDPESKRYNDLLKTGLLKVFEAEATHNFGRLKNFGLTHPIPRVRAAAALALGRLKNPVGVKILHQMIDRDGEWVRQAAYKGLADIGSRSSLDYFYVGAKSSDREIRVASFRGMGKTLDPGAREVLLKKGLKSDDKEIVKATLLGLGYYQVPEDLRIFIDYLNSEDEEFQKAAVEALGRHKTRTSMKILEDSFKDKTNLRNQILDTLTEQKNSFAIFALLRILNANSDSENIVNEISARLYKLKAVGKYMTIISDNTPLLKEPYVGAPKIRDLETGEVGKVISKNSVAYIIPIEGQRIEDFYYKVLVNTKYKDAFTETVQGWVFGKYIQVRAISMPKEEKEKKKKPKKPSILDDMETSEPAPNTQSENPNP is encoded by the coding sequence TTGAATTTCAGATTTTTATTTCCAGGCTTATTACTGATCGCCTCCTTCGGAGTCTGGTTTTCACCTGTTTTGGCTCAAACTCCCGAAGATACTAACAATCCTTCCGAGGTAGGGAACAATTCCTCTGATACTGAGGATACTTCTTCTTCCGATACACAAGAAACCGATAAGAAGAAGCCTAAAAAGCCGGTTTTAGATCCTGAATCTAAACGTTATAATGATCTTTTAAAGACCGGTTTATTAAAGGTTTTTGAAGCAGAAGCCACGCATAATTTCGGCAGATTGAAAAATTTTGGATTAACCCATCCTATCCCAAGAGTCAGAGCAGCGGCTGCCTTGGCTTTGGGAAGATTGAAAAACCCAGTAGGCGTTAAGATCCTTCATCAAATGATTGATCGTGACGGAGAGTGGGTACGCCAAGCGGCATATAAAGGACTCGCGGATATAGGTTCCAGAAGTTCATTAGATTACTTTTATGTAGGCGCTAAGTCTTCCGACAGAGAGATCAGAGTTGCTTCCTTCCGGGGAATGGGAAAAACATTAGATCCTGGAGCAAGAGAAGTTCTCTTAAAAAAAGGTCTCAAGTCCGACGATAAGGAAATCGTTAAGGCCACTCTTTTAGGCCTTGGATATTACCAAGTTCCGGAAGACCTTCGCATTTTTATAGATTATCTGAATTCTGAAGATGAAGAATTCCAAAAGGCAGCAGTCGAAGCTCTGGGTAGGCATAAGACCAGGACTTCCATGAAAATTTTGGAAGATTCTTTCAAAGATAAAACGAATCTCAGAAACCAGATCCTGGATACTTTAACAGAACAGAAAAATTCTTTCGCGATCTTTGCACTATTAAGAATTCTTAATGCCAATTCCGATTCTGAAAACATTGTGAACGAGATCAGCGCTAGATTATATAAATTAAAAGCCGTCGGGAAATATATGACCATTATTTCCGACAACACTCCTCTTCTGAAGGAGCCTTATGTTGGAGCTCCTAAAATTCGCGATTTGGAAACGGGAGAAGTTGGAAAAGTAATCAGCAAAAATTCGGTAGCATATATCATTCCGATAGAAGGTCAGAGAATCGAAGACTTTTACTATAAAGTTTTGGTAAACACTAAATACAAAGACGCATTTACTGAAACTGTCCAAGGTTGGGTGTTTGGAAAATATATCCAAGTTAGGGCCATTTCTATGCCTAAAGAAGAGAAGGAAAAAAAGAAAAAACCGAAAAAGCCTTCTATCCTAGATGATATGGAAACTTCTGAACCGGCTCCTAATACTCAGAGCGAGAATCCGAATCCTTAA
- the hflX gene encoding GTPase HflX — MQRLKKLSERRIRENVIITPEVSRTLTELSFEISRQIGILIDRNGYVTHVIVGSDSSIDIPWLDRIRTSEARLRGLRLVHSHLKEESLNQEDLTDLALLRLDYITAVTMDEKGLPRSYYSAHVNPEDEEGEPWTVLPKKVPGQLEEGILDEILDIEGRMTRYRKNLKGAQKENRAFLVGVYPENNRIRPPAQSIEELKELCRTAGVHVVDSFIQRKNRLDPSTVLGKGKLEEIVLKAIQKQVELLVFDLELTPSQAKKISDYADLKVLDRTQLILDIFARNATSRDGKLQVELAQLKYLKGRLSELDDNMSRLTGGIGGRGPGETKLEIGKRRVEERISRLEQELKSLKKRREIARRRRKKNEIPVCGIVGYTNAGKSTLLNAMTNSSVLSEDKLFATLDPTSRRIRFPEEREIIVSDTVGFIHDLPPELSNAFKATLEELGDSDLLVHVVDVSNPDFRQQMEAVETILEDLNLSDIPRILVFNKIDGLPEEARNELLREADLDTIYVSAIQGYGLNTLLNRIEDRIYSQAEAKLSSSKLWEEDEEWKEETEKTYV; from the coding sequence ATCCAAAGACTCAAAAAACTCTCCGAGCGTAGAATTCGGGAAAACGTGATTATCACGCCCGAAGTTTCCAGAACCCTCACAGAACTTTCCTTCGAAATCAGCAGACAAATAGGAATCCTAATCGATAGGAACGGATACGTAACTCACGTGATCGTGGGATCGGATAGTTCTATCGATATCCCTTGGCTGGATCGAATCAGAACATCCGAGGCCAGGTTAAGAGGTCTTCGTTTGGTTCATAGCCATCTGAAAGAAGAAAGTCTGAACCAGGAAGATCTTACCGACTTAGCTTTATTACGTTTAGATTATATAACTGCGGTCACAATGGATGAGAAGGGTCTTCCCAGATCCTATTATTCCGCGCACGTAAATCCGGAAGACGAAGAAGGAGAACCTTGGACCGTTCTTCCTAAAAAGGTTCCGGGACAATTGGAAGAAGGTATACTGGACGAAATTCTGGACATCGAAGGAAGAATGACTAGATATCGTAAGAACCTAAAAGGTGCCCAAAAAGAAAACAGGGCCTTCTTAGTAGGTGTATATCCTGAAAATAATAGGATACGCCCTCCAGCACAATCTATCGAAGAATTAAAAGAACTCTGCAGAACCGCAGGAGTTCACGTAGTTGACTCATTCATCCAAAGAAAAAATCGTTTAGATCCTTCTACTGTATTAGGAAAGGGTAAATTAGAAGAGATCGTATTAAAAGCCATCCAAAAACAGGTGGAGTTATTAGTATTCGATCTAGAACTTACACCTTCTCAGGCAAAGAAGATCTCAGATTATGCGGATCTGAAAGTTTTAGATAGAACTCAATTGATCTTGGATATTTTTGCAAGAAATGCAACAAGCAGAGACGGTAAACTCCAAGTCGAACTCGCCCAGTTAAAATACCTGAAAGGAAGACTTTCCGAGTTGGATGATAATATGTCCAGGCTCACCGGGGGAATTGGTGGAAGAGGACCTGGAGAAACCAAACTGGAAATCGGAAAACGTAGAGTAGAAGAAAGAATTTCCAGATTAGAACAAGAACTTAAATCCTTAAAAAAACGAAGAGAGATCGCGAGAAGAAGACGTAAGAAAAACGAGATCCCTGTCTGTGGTATCGTGGGTTATACGAACGCGGGAAAATCCACTCTACTGAATGCGATGACAAATTCTTCCGTATTATCCGAAGACAAGTTATTCGCAACCTTGGACCCGACATCCAGAAGGATACGTTTCCCGGAAGAAAGAGAGATCATAGTCTCCGACACTGTAGGATTTATCCATGATCTTCCTCCGGAACTCTCGAACGCATTCAAAGCGACACTCGAGGAGTTGGGAGATTCCGATCTTCTTGTCCATGTAGTCGACGTTTCCAATCCTGACTTTAGACAACAGATGGAAGCAGTTGAAACTATATTAGAAGATTTGAATCTATCTGACATCCCAAGAATCCTAGTTTTCAACAAAATAGACGGATTGCCTGAAGAAGCTCGGAATGAACTTCTAAGAGAAGCGGATCTGGATACGATCTATGTATCCGCCATCCAAGGTTACGGGTTAAACACTCTATTAAATCGAATAGAAGATAGAATTTACTCGCAAGCCGAGGCAAAACTTTCTAGTTCTAAACTTTGGGAAGAAGATGAGGAATGGAAAGAGGAAACGGAAAAAACCTACGTTTAA
- the murB gene encoding UDP-N-acetylmuramate dehydrogenase, which translates to MAILSEIQIRELKNSLKNSGLPYRENQDLSVHCSFKIGGTSPLIAEPETQEQILETLSIFKKLDLPWKILGGGTNILISDHPDDFVILKLSGGFKEYKDLGEGFFQVGAATNTTPIFRQISQKGYTGAEFLSTIPGWTGGAVIQNAGCYGGELFDLIQEVEFLRNGEVLKRKPSEIEHGYRFTEFLKRKDSIILSIQIQLKPGNLEEIEASLKEKRDKRNSSQPQNKKSAGSMFKNPKVFDEQGKEIKAWQFIDKVGLRGLQIGGAQISPEHCNFIVNIGGAKASDVYGLVSTVQEKVEKETGVILQREVEFFGSIP; encoded by the coding sequence GTGGCTATTCTTTCCGAAATACAGATCCGAGAGCTAAAGAATTCCCTAAAAAATTCCGGTCTACCCTACCGGGAAAATCAGGATTTGAGCGTTCATTGCTCCTTTAAGATCGGAGGGACTTCTCCCCTAATAGCCGAGCCTGAAACCCAGGAACAAATCCTGGAAACTCTTTCCATTTTCAAAAAACTGGACCTGCCTTGGAAAATTTTAGGAGGCGGCACTAATATTCTCATTTCAGATCATCCGGATGATTTTGTGATCTTAAAACTCTCCGGAGGATTTAAGGAATACAAAGATTTGGGAGAAGGGTTCTTCCAAGTAGGAGCAGCAACTAATACTACTCCAATCTTCCGCCAAATTTCTCAGAAAGGATATACAGGCGCAGAATTTTTGAGCACTATCCCAGGTTGGACTGGAGGAGCAGTTATCCAAAACGCAGGATGTTATGGAGGAGAACTTTTTGACCTTATCCAAGAAGTAGAATTTTTAAGAAACGGAGAAGTTCTAAAAAGAAAACCTTCCGAAATAGAGCACGGATATAGATTTACCGAATTCTTAAAAAGAAAAGATTCCATTATTCTTTCCATTCAGATCCAATTAAAGCCGGGAAATTTAGAAGAAATTGAAGCTTCTCTCAAAGAAAAAAGAGACAAACGAAATTCTTCTCAACCCCAGAACAAAAAAAGTGCCGGTTCCATGTTCAAAAACCCGAAGGTGTTCGACGAGCAAGGAAAAGAGATCAAAGCTTGGCAATTCATAGACAAGGTAGGCCTAAGAGGTTTACAAATAGGCGGAGCCCAAATTTCTCCTGAACATTGTAATTTTATAGTGAATATCGGAGGAGCAAAGGCTTCCGATGTATATGGACTTGTAAGTACTGTCCAAGAAAAAGTGGAAAAAGAAACAGGTGTAATATTACAAAGAGAAGTGGAATTCTTCGGTTCCATTCCCTAA
- a CDS encoding TetR/AcrR family transcriptional regulator translates to MPVVRDPEDKKERILTSALRLFTEKGFEATPIPDLAKDAGIGAGTIYRYYKNKEELVNELYRFWKNKLRETLAENYPEKAKSKDLFIHLWKALATFYHRYPEAFEFLELHYHSPYLDQASKKATSQTMEFICTFLEQAKARGDIRSDLGSMELVSLCYGSFVGMVKMAKGGYIRLSAETLHASGLTLWKALAK, encoded by the coding sequence ATGCCAGTAGTTCGAGATCCGGAAGATAAAAAAGAAAGAATACTCACCTCTGCCTTAAGGTTATTCACCGAAAAAGGTTTTGAAGCAACTCCTATACCAGATCTTGCTAAGGATGCAGGTATAGGCGCTGGAACCATATATCGATATTATAAAAATAAAGAAGAATTGGTAAACGAGCTATATCGTTTTTGGAAAAACAAACTAAGAGAAACTCTTGCAGAAAATTATCCGGAAAAAGCAAAATCCAAGGACTTATTCATACATTTATGGAAGGCACTTGCAACCTTCTACCATCGTTATCCGGAAGCGTTTGAATTTTTAGAATTACACTACCATTCTCCTTATTTAGATCAAGCCAGCAAAAAGGCGACTTCTCAAACAATGGAATTCATTTGCACATTTTTAGAACAAGCAAAAGCTAGAGGAGATATCAGATCTGATCTTGGCTCTATGGAACTCGTTTCCTTATGCTACGGAAGTTTTGTTGGAATGGTAAAAATGGCCAAAGGTGGTTATATCCGACTTTCTGCAGAAACTTTGCATGCTTCCGGTTTAACTCTTTGGAAAGCATTGGCCAAATAA